In Bombus affinis isolate iyBomAffi1 chromosome 11, iyBomAffi1.2, whole genome shotgun sequence, one genomic interval encodes:
- the LOC126921813 gene encoding zinc finger protein 608-like isoform X1: MATTPLGGRLPNVNRKGPSPFIGGGGGNSVNYGIGNVNNNNNNNSGANNGNYVIKNSHHGNNNGAGNNNNSIIKNNNSRNNNNNNNINNNGSHFNHRSNSHDNGSVNGCGCHVDSSHGKSCCAIECGNNNNGQHNGGNGANSIGGGKHNGGHIVGGNVGGGGGGGGGGGGGGGSEHSSRKRERGLAGRDHREHRHHHHHHHHHHHHHHHHHHQGRERSSSSSSSSSSGQQRESKASTVAANTDELDPAATNATNNFEYDDNEWDIGIGDLIIDLDADIEKTRDEKLSSGTGMASTPASAASASNTTNHHHHHHHHQLQSTANGLSSSNLIVATTASPNGCGQSSNSSSSSSSSSSSTSSVSSSSSLSSSLSSSSSSSSSCLSSSTVSSSALSSVSASCVLNSTGRSNSPANGNASIVNSVGSNGTGNANGCPTIVAGTASKQNNALVVGSVNVAHGNSGNPGKMAVEHSATVDKGLKMKIKRTKPGTKSSEAKHEIVKSNEINGTISSQDSGNGGAGTLSSSGSSVSDRSGGTSSSSSIGSTSIVVQNAQNSDCAAGGTGGTGTGAGGSGGVGVGGSSGGGGGGGCSGGGGAGSGNGTGVGGGSAGGCGVGVGGTGTVTGPGSGGGGTGGSGGVGGGNSTGGQSSSSSSSSSSSSSSSSSSSSSSSSNKSKTSHSGGSAGGTGSASSSTAGSKRGSSGHRRDKARDKHEKPQTNHTVNQQSKSEMNGTVRLGGGGGSGGGSGGSSGGSVGGGSSGGGGGGGGQGQTSNGPGPGPGPGPGLGAGVVGVGAGAAAGAVAQSQGPPAAATAPQQNQGPPPSSRTGFSVSQGPGQPTSSAAAPCPPPSPASATAAGPAAKPEQTKLATVPGTGPPITTTPDDAMDTATSPPPPKKLKTSASEPKDMSDVCVGTSVGTITEPECLGPCEPGTSVTLEGIVWHETEGGVLVVNVTWRGKTYVGTLLDCTRHDWAPPRFCDSPTSDLDARTPKGRGKRGRAAANATPGNDLSNFTETRSSVHSKLRNGGAKGRRGAQGSPAASPSPAAFVPPRPDPAAKRKSRGPEEEDKNKRRAPPPTPPSGSPPASPVLLECPEPNCNKKYKHINGLKYHQSHAHGSADDDDTKEGITSMSENDESNIEAPSPATPVKSPADKPEGTPLRPASPATTGLPPETPPPPPRVASPSIEPPPTSVLSSESSKSIVKPGVLRFGQEDLPAPSSTIPTSARQQQQSVQQQQQQSNQLGSSNSPQSPSPRASQSPRSVPSPHPSANIPAPLNIPQPPQPSQMSQHSQQQNPLLQQSQQSLQPGQPGPLPPPQQQQLQSSQQLQSSIQQQQQQQLPTAHQLSVQHSLSAQLGQPTQAHVVQQAGLQQQQQPSQSGGLQGIASQHPALQSLSSQVSQQATGLQAAPPSQTGHPGQGVQPHLQPYQSVSLHAKMPQFKVKPTAALMPDQDKNKDPRTSSKPQGYKKKSRKSPGGSPHPSPLEAPIVDAAREDVQSPAYSDISDDAAPVLEAEPADKSKQSQEKDGKAAASAHLPPHFNMYPYYGQPPYLVPSVPESKPVDQKPSDLTPKQEMKPLNIPQMPTLASLQSVVAEKEKKELSQSVPQPQQQPHYYGGYGGYMPPGYPYQPPQPVSQQQQQQQQQQQQAQEQEMHEQKAKIKQEPQTQQQQQQQPSLKDKQHENHQILKESIEMKSQMSPYHVYHGGQSQRAAPPPPPSAPIQDDRRYYLYPGDQRRKEEASKQSQQAKPPPPSPKHQPKQEKPQDLGKNDDSKNKQEGVKPTMETQGPPPPPTSQYAYIHPGYMQPQHYSALPFDPGHPMYRGLSPMLVPGPYSGNPYLHQLPRYHAPEDLSRPPGGKALDLLQHHANQYYSAHKIHELQERALKSPTPKTSAASASPSSAGPTPSRPPSGPPSSVAGPGPPQSQAQQAQTKQQSQSGGQQSQQQQPPPVDAGTGTLTKDNRSPPPQRHVHTHHHTHVGLGYPLLTGQYPAPYGAAMLASQQAAAVAASVISPFPPK; encoded by the exons ATGGCGACCACGCCACTAGGCGGTCGCCTCCCTAACGTAAACCGCAAAGGACCATCTCCGTTCatcggtggtggtggtggcaaCAGCGTAAATTACGGCATCGGCAACGtcaacaataacaacaacaacaacagcggCGCGAATAACGGCAATTACGTTATCAAAAACAGTCACCACGGTAACAACAACGGTGCCGGCAACAACAATAACAGTATCATCAAAAATAATAACAGCCgcaacaacaataacaacaacaataTCAACAACAACGGCAGCCACTTTAATCATCGTAGCAACAGCCACGATAACGGTAGTGTCAACGGGTGTGGGTGCCACGTGGACAGCAGCCACGGGAAAAGCTGTTGTGCGATCGAGTGCGGAAACAACAACAACGGGCAGCACAACGGTGGCAACGGTGCTAACAGCATCGGCGGTGGCAAACACAACGGCGGACATATCGTTGGTGGCAACGTCGGagggggaggaggaggaggagggggAGGAGGAGGCGGAGGCGGTAGTGAACACTCGTCGAGAAAACGGGAACGCGGGCTAGCAGGAAGAGATCATCGGGAGCACCGacatcaccatcatcatcaccatcatcaccatcatcatcatcaccatcatcaCCATCAAGGTCGAGAGagatcgtcgtcgtcgtcgtcgtcgtcgtcatcgggACAACAGCGCGAGTCTAAAGCAAGCACGGTGGCTGCAAACACCGATGAGCTGGATCCGGCCGCGACGAATGCGACCAATAACTTCGAATACGACGACAACGAATGGGACATCGGAATAGGAGATTTGATAATCGACCTTGATGCGGACATTGAGAAGACGAGGGACGAGAAATTGAGCTCAGGGACAGGCATGGCTTCTACGCCTGCCTCGGCAGCATCGGCATCGAATACCAcgaatcatcatcatcatcatcatcatcatcaactGCAAAGCACAGCGAACGGTTTAAGCTCGTCAAACTTGATCGTAGCTACGACAGCAAGTCCGAACGGTTGTGGTCAATCGTCAaactcgtcgtcgtcgtcgtcgtcgtcttcttcttcgactTCTTCCgtctcttcttcttcgtcgttatCTTCGTCattatcgtcgtcgtcgtcgtcgtcatcctCTTGTTTATCCTCATCGACCGTATCGTCGTCCGCCTTGTCGTCTGTGTCCGCGTCCTGCGTGTTAAACTCGACCGGACGATCGAACAGTCCCGCTAACGGGAACGCAAGTATCGTGAATAGCGTCGGTAGCAACGGTACCGGGAACGCGAACGGTTGCCCAACGATCGTCGCGGGCACCGCTTCAAAACAGAATAACGCCTTGGTGGTAGGTAGCGTTAACGTAGCGCACGGAAACTCTGGTAATCCGGGCAAAATGGCCGTTGAACACTCGGCCACCGTCGACAAAGGACTGAAAATGAAGATCAAACGTACGAAACCGGGTACGAAGAGCAGTGAGGCGAAACACGAGATCGTCAAGTCGAATGAAATAAATGGAACGATATCGTCGCAGGATAGTGGGAACGGAGGTGCCGGTACCCTGTCCTCGAGTGGTTCGTCGGTGTCCGATCGGTCGGGGGGCACGAGTTCCTCATCGTCGATCGGCTCGACTTCGATCGTCGTTCAGAACGCTCAAAACTCGGACTGCGCCGCGGGTGGAACCGGTGGGACCGGAACCGGTGCCGGCGGTAGTGGAGGTGTCGGTGTCGGTGGCagtagtggtggtggtggtggtggtggttgtAGCGGCGGTGGCGGTGCTGGTAGCGGCAACGGTACCGGTGTCGGTGGCGGTAGTGCCGGCGGCTGTGGCGTCGGTGTCGGCGGAACTGGTACCGTCACCGGGCCCGGATCCGGCGGCGGAGGTACCGGCGGTAGTGGAGGTGTCGGTGGTGGCAATAGTACCGGCGGtcagtcatcgtcatcatcatcttcgtcgtcgtcctcgtcgtcgtcctcgtcgtcttcgtcgtcgtcgtcttcgtcgAACAAATCGAAAACGAGTCATTCCGGAGGTTCCGCCGGTGGAACTGGAAGCGCATCTTCTTCGACCGCCGGATCAAAAAGAGGATCGAGCGGACATCGTCGAGACAAAGCACGGGACAAACACGAGAAGCCACAAACTAATCACACAGTCAATCAACAGAGCAAATCGGAAATGAACGGAACTGTAAGACTTGGAGGTGGTGGCGGCAGTGGCGGTGGCAGTGGCGGATCCAGCGGAGGCAGCGTTGGCGGCGGTAGCAGTGGCGGcggtggtggcggcggcggACAGGGTCAGACGTCGAACGGGCCGGGGCCGGGTCCGGGACCTGGACCAGGGTTGGGCGCCGGTGTCGTCGGGGTTGGAGCCGGTGCCGCGGCTGGCGCGGTCGCGCAATCTCAGGGACCGCCGGCAGCCGCGACCGCCCCTCAACAAAATCAGGGACCGCCGCCGAGTTCGCGGACGGGATTTTCGGTGTCCCAGGGGCCTGGTCAACCGACCAGTTCCGCTGCGGCGCCGTGCCCACCTCCGAGTCCGGCCAGCGCGACGGCCGCTGGTCCGGCTGCCAAACCCGAACAGACCAAACTCGCCACGGTACCCGGTACCGGACCTCCGATCACTACGACGCCCGACGACGCCATGGATACCGCGACCAGTCCTCCACCTCCGAAGAAACTGAAGACTTCCGCTTCCGAACCAAAG GACATGTCCGATGTGTGTGTCGGTACCAGCGTGGGGACCATCACAGAGCCGGAATGTCTGGGACCTTGCGAGCCTGGGACGTCGGTGACTCTCGAAGGGATAGTTTGGCACGAAACGGAAGGAG GTGTGCTGGTGGTGAACGTAACATGGCGGGGGAAAACGTACGTTGGTACCTTGCTAGATTGCACTCGTCATGATTGGGCGCCACCGAGATTCTGCGACTCTCCGACCAGTGATCTCGATGCAAGAACACCGAAGGGTCGTGGCAAGAGGGGGAGAGCCGCCGCGAACGCGACTCCGGGAAACGACCTGAGTAACTTCACGGAAACGAGGAGTTCGGTGCACAGTAAATTGCGAAATGGGGGCGCGAAGGGACGCCGTGGTGCGCAAGGTTCGCCAGCAGCAAGTCCGAGTCCGGCGGCCTTTGTTCCGCCTCGACCAGATCCAGCGGCCAAGAGGAAATCTCGAGGTCCTGAGGAAGAAGATAAAAATAAGAGGCGCGCTCCGCCACCCACACCGCCGAGCGGTTCGCCACCGGCTAGTCCAGTGTTGCTGGAATGCCCGGAACCGAACTGTAACAAAAAGTACAAACACATAAACGGGCTCAAGTATCATCAGAGTCACGCGCATGGTTCGGCGGACGACGATGATACCAAGGAAGGTATCACCAGCATGTCCGAGAACGACGAGAGCAATATCGAGGCACCGAGTCCGGCGACGCCGGTCAAATCGCCGGCGGACAAGCCCGAGGGAACACCACTCCGGCCGGCTAGCCCTGCTACGACAGGTCTACCGCCAGAAACACCACCACCTCCTCCGCGCGTTGCTTCTCCAAGTATAGAACCTCCACCTACGTCCGTGCTATCCTCGGAAAGCAGTAAAAGCATCGTGAAGCCAGGTGTGCTGAGATTCGGACAGGAGGATCTGCCCGCACCGTCGTCGACGATACCCACTTCGGCGAGGCAACAGCAACAGTCCgtgcaacaacagcagcagcagtcGAACCAGCTGGGCAGTTCGAACTCGCCTCAAAGTCCGAGTCCTCGAGCTAGTCAGTCGCCGAGATCGGTACCTTCGCCGCACCCGAGTGCAAACATTCCGGCTCCGTTAAATATTCCTCAGCCGCCCCAGCCGTCCCAAATGTCACAGCATTCGCAGCAACAGAATCCCCTTTTACAGCAAAGTCAACAATCGTTGCAGCCCGGTCAGCCGGGACCACTACCTCCGCCACAGCAGCAGCAGCTTCAATCCAGTCAACAACTGCAATCGTCTatacaacagcagcagcagcaacaactgCCGACCGCTCACCAGCTGTCCGTGCAGCATTCGCTATCGGCGCAATTAGGTCAGCCGACGCAAGCTCACGTGGTGCAGCAAGCTGgattgcaacagcaacaacagccGTCGCAGTCGGGCGGGTTGCAGGGTATCGCGAGCCAGCATCCGGCACTTCAAAGCTTGTCCAGCCAAGTATCGCAGCAAGCGACGGGCTTACAGGCGGCCCCTCCTTCGCAGACTGGTCACCCTGGACAGGGTGTGCAACCACATTTGCAGCCCTACCAGAGTGTGTCGTTGCACGCGAAAATGCCACAATTTAAAGTTAAACCTACCGCGGCTCTGATGCCCGACCAGGATAAAAACAAAGACCCGAGGACGTCGTCGAAACCTCAGGGATACAAGAAAAAGTCGAGAAAATCGCCTGGCGGTAGCCCTCATCCGTCACCGTTGGAAGCACCGATCGTCGACGCGGCGCGAGAAGACGTTCAGAGTCCGGCCTACTCGGACATTTCCGATGACGCGGCACCGGTGCTCGAGGCGGAGCCGGCCGACAAGTCGAAACAGAGTCAGGAAAAGGACGGAAAAGCGGCCGCCAGCGCGCATCTACCGCCTCATTTCAACATGTACCCGTACTACGGCCAACCGCCTTACCTCGTCCCGAGTGTTCCCGAGAGCAAGCCGGTCGACCAAAAACCAAGCGATTTGACTCCGAAGCAAGAGATGAAGCCGCTCAACATACCGCAGATGCCAACGCTGGCAAGCCTACAGAGTGTTGTAGcggagaaggagaagaaggaaTTGAGTCAATCGGTGCCGCAACCACAGCAACAGCCGCACTATTACGGTGGCTATGGCGGTTACATGCCGCCCGGTTATCCGTATCAGCCACCGCAGCCGGTAtcgcagcaacagcagcaacagcagcagcaacaacagcaggcGCAAGAGCAAGAGATGCACGAGCAGAAGGCAAAGATCAAGCAGGAGCCGCAGacgcagcaacagcagcagcagcagcctAGCTTGAAGGACAAGCAGCACGAAAATCATCAAATATTGAAGGAGAGTATCGAGATGAAGAGTCAAATGAGCCCGTATCACGTGTACCATGGTGGACAGAGTCAGAGGGCGGCACCTCCACCGCCACCGTCAGCACCGATACAAGATGATCGAAGGTATTACCTGTATCCGGGCGACCAGAGGCGAAAGGAGGAGGCGAGCAAGCAGAGTCAACAGGCGAAGCCACCTCCTCCGAGTCCAAAGCATCAACCGAAGCAGGAGAAGCCGCAAGACTTGGGAAAGAACGACGATTCCAAGAACAAGCAGGAGGGCGTGAAGCCAACAATGGAAACGCAAGGACCACCGCCACCGCCCACGTCGCAGTACGCCTACATCCATCCGGGTTACATGCAACCGCAACACTACAGCGCGTTGCCATTTGACCCTGGTCATCCGATGTATCGCGGGCTGAGCCCGATGCTGGTTCCCGGACCGTATTCCGGCAACCCGTATCTTCATCAACTACCGAGGTATCACGCGCCGGAGGATCTCAGTAGACCGCCCGGTGGCAAAGCCCTCGATCTGCTTCAACACCATGCCAATCAGTATTATTCGGCGCACAAGATACACGAGCTTCAGGAGCGTGCGCTCAAATCGCCTACCCCGAAAACGTCCGCGGCTTCTGCCAGTCCTTCGTCAGCAGGGCCGACGCCTTCGCGACCACCGAGCGGACCGCCTAGTTCGGTCGCCGGACCAGGTCCACCGCAATCGCAAGCCCAGCAAGCCCAAACGAAGCAGCAAAGTCAATCGGGAGGGCAACAGTCTCAGCAGCAACAACCGCCACCGGTCGACGCTGGTACCGGAACATTGACCAAGGACAATAGATCACCCCCACCCCAGCGGCACGTGCATACGCATCATCACACGCACGTTGGCCTAGGCTATCCCCTATTGACCGGACAATATCCCGCCCCTTACGGAG CGGCGATGCTGGCGAGTCAGCAGGCCGCCGCGGTAGCCGCATCGGTGATCTCGCCATTCCCGCCCAAGTGA